From a single Vicugna pacos unplaced genomic scaffold, VicPac4 scaffold_5, whole genome shotgun sequence genomic region:
- the LOC140692301 gene encoding uncharacterized protein produces MAGWVGVCVCVCVCVCVCVSPFPVPQSLVEAPRAEKRTPGRPCSWLSGRVSPPPRDPEPSRSLPCRVPCATCLSAGRYFRHCEEVGRTAGPGRAGPGRAEPSRAEHVQAEEPSSRGTESSALCCAVRPRGRICQERSYKDLEDPGKLLPSGILHGYSRSCGWMDGRKTDRMEAPPHPLDPLAQEDRDGSGKDSSDEGLGMDFLGPRKEGF; encoded by the exons atggcg gggtgggtgggtgtgtgtgtgtgtgtgtgtgtgtgtgtgtgtgtgtgtgtgtccccgttccccgtaccacagtccctggtcgaggccccccgagcggagaaacgcacgccaggccgtccgtgctcctggttgtccggccgcgtgtccccgccgcccagagatcccgaaccgtcccgctcgctcccctgccgggtgccgtgtgccacctgcctgtcggccgggcgctattttagacactgcgaagaagtcggccggacggccgggccgggccgggccgggccgggccgagccgagccgagccgagccgagcacgtccaggccgag gaaccctcgtcccgagggactgaatctagtgccctgtgctgcgcggtacgacctaggggtcgaatctgccaggagaggtcttacaaggatctggaggatcctggaaaactgctaccatccggaatcctacatggatattcaagatcttgcggatggatggacggacggaagacggatcgaatggaggccccgccccatcccctggaccccttggcccaggaggatcgtgatgggtctggaaaggactcttccgacgagggtctcgggatggactttctcggtccgcggaag gaaggattttaa